A region of Paractinoplanes abujensis DNA encodes the following proteins:
- a CDS encoding RNA polymerase sigma factor, with protein MRTEEPRLKEATEIDDATAVSRARAGDLGAYEVLVARYTVPAHRAAVLLGAGDDADDVVQEALVKAYRQLSRYRGESGFRPWLLAIVANETRNLHRSRRRRDGLALRAAAATEPRPDEPDPADTVLARERRQRLLDNLRLLAQRDQDVLVCRYLLDLSEQETAVALGVPKGTVKSRTARALTRLREHLRAGEVPGA; from the coding sequence GTGCGGACAGAGGAGCCGAGGCTGAAAGAGGCCACAGAAATCGACGACGCCACGGCGGTGAGCCGGGCCCGGGCCGGCGACCTGGGGGCCTACGAGGTCCTGGTCGCCCGCTACACCGTGCCCGCGCATCGCGCCGCCGTGCTGCTCGGCGCGGGTGACGACGCCGACGACGTGGTGCAGGAGGCGCTGGTGAAGGCGTACCGGCAGTTGTCGCGATACCGCGGCGAGTCCGGCTTCCGCCCGTGGCTGCTCGCCATCGTGGCCAACGAGACCCGCAACCTGCACCGGTCGCGCCGCCGCCGCGACGGTCTGGCCCTGCGGGCGGCCGCCGCCACCGAGCCGCGGCCCGACGAGCCCGATCCGGCCGACACCGTCCTGGCCCGCGAGCGCCGGCAGCGCCTGCTCGACAACCTGCGGTTGCTGGCCCAGCGCGACCAGGACGTGCTGGTCTGCCGCTACCTGCTCGACCTGAGCGAGCAGGAGACGGCGGTGGCGCTGGGTGTGCCCAAGGGCACCGTGAAGTCACGTACCGCGCGGGCGCTGACCCGGTTGCGCGAGCACCTGCGGGCCGGGGAGGTGCCCGGTGCCTGA